The Weissella confusa DNA window CACCAGCTGGAATGAACGTTGATGAAAATGGTAACATGACTGGTTCAGTAGCGAACGAGCCAGCTAACGTTGTAAAGAACGCTGATGGTAGCGAATCATGGACTGGAAGCGTTGAAAATGATCCAGCTGGAACTGTAACTAACGCCGATGGCAGCAAGACGGTAACTGGTTCAGTAGCGAACGAGCCAGCTAACGTTGTGAAGAATGCTGATGGTAGCGAATCATGGACTGGAAGTGTTGAAAATGATCCAGCCGGAACTGTTATCAACGCCGACGGAAGTAAGTCAGTAGAAGCAACTGTGCCAAATGACGCTGTTTCAGCTGCAAAGTCACACCACCGTCACCACCACCACAACCGCAAGCACCAAACGGCAGACACACAACCAATTGCTGCGCCACAATTTAAGTCAGAAATGGTACCAAACGCACCAGCCGGAATGAACGTTGATGAAAATGGTAACATTACTGGTTCAGTAGCAAACGAGCCAGCTAACGTTGTGAAGAACGCTGATGGTAGCGAATCATGGACTGGAAGCGTTGAAAATGATCCAGCCGGAACAGTTACTAACGCTGATGGTAGCGAGACGGTTACTGCAGTAGTTCCAAACGATCCAATGCAATACCAAACGGCTGATACAGAGCCAATTGCTGCCCCACAATACAAGACGGAAGTGGTACCAAACACGCCGGTTACTTCAGCTGACAACCACGACCACGATGTTAACGGAAACGCTAACGTTGATAACAAGGACAATGGCAAGGATGTCACTGTTGACACTAAGGACAACGGCGAGACTGCTTCAGTTGATACCAAGAATAACGGTGAGACTGCTTCAGCTGATACCAAGGATGCCGTAACAAACAACGGTGAACTTGTAAAGACTACCGTTGCATCATCAGATGCATCAACGACTGCAACTGTCGCATCTGCTAACTCAGCAGCTGCTAAGACGATTGCTTCAGCCGCAACTGTTGCATCATCAGCAAAGCACGTTGACTTGCCAGCTACTGCTGCAACTGCTAAGTCAAACGCTGCATTGACTGCCTTTGGTGTACTAGGTGCCCTAGGTGTTGCAGCTGTTGCTTCACGCCGTCGCGGTTAATTTTCGGATTTTTTAGAATCGAATTTTAGATAATTAAAAGACGTCAATTTCTAACAAGAATTGACGTCTTTTTTGGCAGGAGAGTGAGTAGATGGAATTTTACGCATTGGATCGCATTGTGCTACAAGATGGTAGGACGGGCGTTATCGATAAGGTAGATGATGACGCTGTTTATGTGTTGCTTGATGACACGTTGGCATATACACCTGTTCGGCGGGATGAAATCAAAAAAATTCTGCCCCACAAAAAAGAAGATTTAAGTTTCAATGACGATAACGCTTTTCAAGCGGTCAAGCTGGGTGGGAAGTACCCGTGGAATATGACGTACGTTGAATTAATTGATTATTATAACCGGGTGCTTTGTGTGCCGTTTGAAAAGGCAGAAAGCATGATACAACCTTATTGGCCATCAGTACACACAAATGATTTGACTCCGATAGGCCTAACAGGCATGTTTTTGAATGAAGATGGTTCATTTATTGGACCTGTTCGTATCGGTGAAGTGACTGAAACAACGGAGTTCGGTAAGTTGGTATATATGCCAAATCGAGGGATGTGGATTATTTCGCGGGTTGGTCAGGTGCCAATGTTAAATGATGTCGCGTTTATGATTCGAACGCCGAATGTGGTGGGGATGTCGATTACGTCTTATGAGACTGAACGGGTTTATGAAATCGCACCGTCGCGAATAAAAGTGACGATGGGGCAACTGTGGTACGTCTATTTGGGGGTTGTTCGAAAGTTGAATCAACAGGCGCAGTTAACGGGGCCGATAGTTAAGGAGTACCATATTGCAGGTAACATAGCTGAGGCGCTTAAGGTGATGGAATATGTATTACGAGATTTAAGATGGACGTATCGCCTAAAAGACATTAATTAAATAATTGCGGTTAGATTATTTTAAAAATAACGAATTAATTAACAGGTATTTTTATAAAAAATAAAAAAACCAGCCTACTGATAGTTTTTTACACCTTATATAAAATAATCATATAGAGAGAAAAAAGGTGTGATAAACTTCCCGAATGTAAGTGAGATTTTTTCTGGGATATAAGAGAGGAAATTTGGTATGGCTGGGATTGATACGCCAATTTTAAACGCGGTACGTAAGGTTATAGATTTAAAACATATTTCTGTGCGAGATATTTTACAACATACAGCTATTTCAAGCGGTCGTTATTACACGTTTATCAATGGACAAGGTGATATTACGGTGCATAAACTTCACGCTATTTTAAAAACGCTGAACGTGGGATTAGCCGAAATCGGCATGTATATGCCACGTGAGGAAATGGCGCAGGAGCAGACATTTGATCAAATGATGGCAGCGATTGACAGTTATCGTCAGACACGGTCAGTAACAGGCATTATTGAATTAGCGAAAAATGGTGACGATTGGGGCGTTGCGACGCTACATGAGGAAATGATTGTACGGTTGAAGCCGGTATTGCTGGACTTGCTGCGTCGAAGCGAGAATTACACATTGGCTGAGATAAAGGTCGTGTTACTGTATTTGAATTATTTTACATACGATGATTTACGTGAACAGTACAAGAAATTGTTACGAGGGATTCGTTTGCAAATTCAGATAAGTGAAGAACACGGTGGCGCCATTCGCCATGAGGCAGTCCAGGTTATTAGTATGTTGCTCTTTGAATTGATTGTTATGCATGCTGAACATGGGCAACGTGCGTTTATGGATGAATTGGTTGAAATTTTTTATAGCATGAAGGTCAAAGTCGATGATTGGACGACGTCAGTTTTACGCGAAGTCATTAATGTTATTCGACTTGTTATTGCTGGAAAGCAGTCGTTGGCAAATCAAAAATATGATACGGTACGTGAGATGATTCGAATTTTCCAACCCGAAGAGAACTGGCCTTACTTTGAACGTGTGATGGGCGAGTCATTTGAATCGTTTACGTTACAGTTTTTATGGGGCGAATTGGAGGGCAATCATGGAATGGCTATTGGGTAAGCGCGAACACCAGAAGTTGCAGGTTGTACGCTTTTTATATCAACAAAATAAGACGAGTGTGCCGTTGCTTGAAGTCGAACGTCACTTTAACGTATCTAAGTATATGGCGAAGACTTTGCTAAATGAAATTGTTATGGATGAAACGAGATTCGGCATCGTAAATACGGCGGCATTGCAGTTTGAAGAAAAGGGTGGCATGATTTCATGGACGCCTGGGTATCAAGTTAATATCATGCGGCTGGAATATTTTTATACAATTGAGTCGCATGCTTTAGCGATGTTGGTCCACGGCATGTCGGGTAATGCAATTTCATCAGCCACATTTGCGGATCAGCTTAACGTTGCGGGGAATCATCTTGTAGCGGATCGAACGCTGTTGAATGAACGATTAGCCGGTAGTGGTGTGTCGTTGAGCAACAATGTGCAATTAGTTGGTAGTGAGTCGACAATCCGCATTATGATGTATCGTGTATTGGCGGATATTGTTGAATCTGAAGATGATTTGGAGCGCTATTTTCCTGAACAAATATTATCTTTGACTCGTCAAACGGTGGCGTTTTTTGAAGGAAACCACGTGGTGAGTTTGAATAACGTCCAACGAATTCGATTGTTCGTTTTCCTGGGTGTTTGGATTACACGACTACAATCTAGTCGAACGATTGATCGAAATGAGGCGATTAGTAACATATTTGAATCGACAATCGAAAATGATGATGAGTTGAAGATGCCGTACCGAACGTTACGAGCAATTGTGTTGCGCTATCGTCGGTTGATGCCAGAATGCTTAGACGCAGAAGCGAATTTTGCGATGGGTGTTTTGATGACGGATGCGATTTTGCATGGCAATATGATGGATCATGCGACCCCAGCGTTGCGAGATATGTATGATACGGTCTTTCAAAACGTCGCAACGACCTATCGTGAATTTTTCGGTGAGGCGCTGCCAGAGAGCCGAAAAAGCAGCTGGCCATTATTACTAATTCAGCCGGTGGTGGTGCTGATGTTTTTGCGTCGTAT harbors:
- a CDS encoding KxYKxGKxW signal peptide domain-containing protein; amino-acid sequence: MERKKMYKAGKQWMVAAAISVAAMGGATVVANADTATPSADQPQGAVLLKAHHHKTVTNNVPNDPAGTTTDAEDHKTVTANVPNEAANDVKDAAGNDTVAANVPNEAANTVKDADGNDTVTASVPNEAANAVKDADGNDIVTASVPNEAANAVKDADGNDTVTASVPNEAANDVKDAAGNDTVTASVPNDPAGTVTNADGSKSVEATVPNDAVQGAKSHHKHHHNRHHYQTPDMQPAAAPQSESDMVPNAPVYEIQRPDTQPAAAPKNMEMVVPNDSVQYQKADTEPIAAPQNKSDMVPNTPVTAANKHHNKHHNYKNRDVKLTLESGIQATKYHNRHHKHHYQKADTQPIAAPQNKSEMVPNTPAGMNVDENGNMTGSVANEPANVVKNADGSESWTGSVENDPAGTVTNADGSKTVTGSVANEPANVVKNADGSESWTGSVENDPAGTVINADGSKSVEATVPNDAVSAAKSHHRHHHHNRKHQTADTQPIAAPQFKSEMVPNAPAGMNVDENGNITGSVANEPANVVKNADGSESWTGSVENDPAGTVTNADGSETVTAVVPNDPMQYQTADTEPIAAPQYKTEVVPNTPVTSADNHDHDVNGNANVDNKDNGKDVTVDTKDNGETASVDTKNNGETASADTKDAVTNNGELVKTTVASSDASTTATVASANSAAAKTIASAATVASSAKHVDLPATAATAKSNAALTAFGVLGALGVAAVASRRRG
- a CDS encoding helix-turn-helix domain-containing protein, coding for MEWLLGKREHQKLQVVRFLYQQNKTSVPLLEVERHFNVSKYMAKTLLNEIVMDETRFGIVNTAALQFEEKGGMISWTPGYQVNIMRLEYFYTIESHALAMLVHGMSGNAISSATFADQLNVAGNHLVADRTLLNERLAGSGVSLSNNVQLVGSESTIRIMMYRVLADIVESEDDLERYFPEQILSLTRQTVAFFEGNHVVSLNNVQRIRLFVFLGVWITRLQSSRTIDRNEAISNIFESTIENDDELKMPYRTLRAIVLRYRRLMPECLDAEANFAMGVLMTDAILHGNMMDHATPALRDMYDTVFQNVATTYREFFGEALPESRKSSWPLLLIQPVVVLMFLRRINYKAEDGMVTGHTLYPTYKLFTQKVLRHVGLSFDEQTDTILRRMEIDFYNAFLQALPREKMLPMIRVRLDYQDNLLAQHIQRMITTTEMLNVAFVRDEEETPDIVIADRLTMSDETTLFVWPSSPSFAEYDIFLHTATKKMMAVFETQIY